The nucleotide sequence TTAAATCTGTTAAATGAGAGTATATAATTTTTTAAAGTTATTTTATTTAACAAAATAAATTATCTATTATGAACTTTAAAATAAGTGACAAAAATTATGCTATGCCTTTGTAAGATTATATTAGCATTGGTAGTGATAACGTGAAGGATGTAGCTATGGAAAATAATTTATATTGGTATCTACAAAAGTGAGTGATAGTGAATTGCTGTAATTAGTGATAGGCAGGGAAAAATAATTTATTGCAATTAATGGAGCCTTTAATAAAGGCTCCATTTAAATCAAATATATACATAATAAGATAACGTTATGTAATATCGATTTTACCTTTGGTTAGAGACTCGAAGAGATCAATAATCCTTTCGGATAGGCTATCATTAACCACAACGATATCGTGATCATTCGGCGTCACTGGAGCATTCTCAGTTCGAATGAAACTCATGCCATAGCCTTCGGGATATGCATCGATATGTTGATAACCTATCATTTTAGATAAGTTGTCAATGGTGCCTAGAGTCTTTGTAATAGTAAAAGAGCAATCTGGAAAGAGCTGGGTGTAATTTTTATCGAGGACAAAAAGAATAACAGCATCAACAAGTAATTTTATTTCTATATGTGGATAGATATCCTGAATTTTATTCAAGTCTTTGATAGCCCATGCTAAGGGAACGATATCATGGTTATTATGAATTCTCAGAAAATGACTTTCATAAACGTTAGGGCTTAATGTTCCTTTAAAAACAGCGTCAGAATAGGAGGCGAAAATATCATTGCCGGCAGTTGGGCCTGCGAAGGAGCAAGCGTGAATACGTATATTGTTGTTGTTGATGTAGCGCTTTTTAAGATATAAACCAATAGTAGAAGCGAGTAAACCACCCAAACTATGCCCCGTGACGGTAATATTCAGTATCTTATCTTTCCCTTCTTCTGCGAT is from Photorhabdus laumondii subsp. laumondii and encodes:
- a CDS encoding lipase family protein gives rise to the protein MLAKASDQHLPDEKWRVKMVISCEDQKLNLALSLIINSGEINGEPDEIETIKSDIKKSLNSSKTTANKFSICWGPEVFNIKEKHHDKKYDHVVMIVKNKNNPNDYRLVIRGTWSKINAIDEDLCVFKTVDWSKWDTDIPQEFKGAKISHGTDLALNTLINGKPIDKDKPNNEDTDSLSLIEALQQIIAEEGKDKILNITVTGHSLGGLLASTIGLYLKKRYINNNNIRIHACSFAGPTAGNDIFASYSDAVFKGTLSPNVYESHFLRIHNNHDIVPLAWAIKDLNKIQDIYPHIEIKLLVDAVILFVLDKNYTQLFPDCSFTITKTLGTIDNLSKMIGYQHIDAYPEGYGMSFIRTENAPVTPNDHDIVVVNDSLSERIIDLFESLTKGKIDIT